Genomic window (Cellulosilyticum lentocellum DSM 5427):
GAAGCGCTGTATTTATGCCTCTTGATAATCTTAAACTTATTGTAGTGGATGAGGCACATGAGAGTAGCTATAAATCTGAAACAACGCCTAAATATCATGCCATCGATATTGCAAAGAAACGCATGATGCAAAATAAGGGGCAAGTTTTACTGGCTACTGCTACACCTAGTATCGAAAGTTATGCTGCAGCACGAAGTGGTGAATATAGTTTGCTTACTTTGAATAAGCGAATAGGTGAAGCCGTGTTACCTGAGGTAGATATTGTAGATATGCGCCTGGAGATACAAAAAGGAAATAATTCGGTGTTAAGTCATACTTTATTTGAAGCCATTAAGGATGCACTTGAAGCTGATGGTCAAGTTATGTTATTACTTAATAGAAGAGGCTATTCTACTTTTATTAATTGTAGAAGTTGTGGACATGTGATTAAATGTGATCATTGTGATGTATCTATGACCTATCATGCTTCCCAGCAGATATTGCAATGTCACTATTGTGGTAAAACCAGTGATGTACCGGAGGTTTGTCCTGAATGTGGCAGTAAATATATTCGTTTTATGGGAAGTGGTACAGAGAAGGTAGAAGCTTACTTAAAGGAGTGCTTTGGAAATTATGGTGTGGCTAGGATGGATATGGACACTACCACAGGTAAAGAAGGACATCAAAAAATCTTATCTGCTTTTAGAAAAAAGGAAGTAAGATTACTTATTGGCACACAAATGATTGCTAAAGGGCATGATTTTCCAGCGGTTACGCTAGTAGGAGTTTTATCAGCTGATTTATCTCTTTTTATGCAAGATTTTAGAAGCAATGAGCGTACTTATCAACTCCTTACTCAAGCTATGGGAAGAGCGGGGCGAGGAAAAGAAAAAGGACGTGTTGTTATTCAAACCTATAATCCAAATCATTTAGTGATGGAAGTGATTAGAAACAATGCCCAAGAAGCTTTTTATGAGCAGGAATTAGCTAATAGAGAGATGTTAGGATATCCACCCTATACCCATATTTTCTCAATATTAGTCTCAGGTCTAGATGAAGGGGAGGTCATTCGTACTATTCAACTCCTAAGTCAATATTATCGTTATTACAGTCAAAAAGGCCAAAGTCACTTTAGAGTGATTGGACCTACTAGTGCCGTTATTAGCAAAATAGGTGATGAATATCGGTGGCGATTACTTATTGTAGGAGAAGAAAGAGAAAAATTATTAATTTACGGTAAATTTTGCTTAGAAAAGTTTTATAATAAAGAAAAAGTAAGTGGCACGAAAATACAATGGGATGTAGACCCACTGGCCATGTTATAAATTAAGGAGGCAATTATGGCAATTAGAACAGAAAAAGAAGAAGTTTTAAGAAAGATATCAAAACCTGTAAAAAGTTTTGATGAAAGTTTATGGACCTTATTAGATGATATGAAAGAAACAATGTATCTTGCTGAAGGTGTAGGCATTGCAGCACCTCAAGTAGGCCTACTTAAACGAGCTTTTATTGTAGATATTGGAGAAGGTCCAGTAGAGTTTGTTAACCCTGAAATTCTTGCAGTTGAAGGCGAACAATTAGGGGAGGAAGGATGCTTAAGTGTACCTAAAAGATACGGCACAGTAAGACGCCCTAACTATGTAAAAATGCGTGCGCAAGATCGAAATGGGAATGTGTTTGAGATAGAAGGAAAAGAATTTATGGCAAGAGCAATGCTTCATGAATTTGATCATTTAGAGGGTAAATTATTCGTTGACTTAGTAGAAGGCGATTTATTCGAAGTAGAGTAACAGGTAGGAAAAGAGGAAAAGGTTATGAACGTTGTATTTATGGGTACACCAGATTTTGCAGTACCAACTTTAGAAATGCTAATTGATGAAAAATATACGGTGAGTGCTGTAGTGACACAACCCGATAAGCCAAAAGGTAGAGGGAAGAAGGAAAGCATGCCGCCTGTAAAAGAAGTAGCTCTTGCACATGGACTATCAGTTCTGCAACCAGAGAAGATAAGAGGGGATGAAGCATTTTACAACCACATACAATCTTTAAATCCGGATGTTATTGTAGTAGTAGCATTTGGACAGATTTTACCTGAAAGTATATTAAATATCCCTAAATATGGTTGCATTAATATTCATGGCTCATTACTTCCTAAGTATAGAGGAGCTGCACCTATTCAATGGTCTATTATTAATGAAGAGCTAATCACAGGTGTTACGATTATGTACATGGATAAAGGCATGGATACAGGGGATATGCTGCTTAAGAAAGAAATAGTGATTGATGAAGCAGATACTTATGCTTCACTTCATGATAAAATGAAAATAGTAGGAGCAGAGGCTCTTAAAGAAGCTATGCCTATGATTATTGCCGGTGGTAAAGAAAGACAAAAGCAAGAAGAAAGTGAAGCTACTTATGCGGCACTTATTCAAAAAAGTTTAGGTGAGATTAAGTGGCAAGCTTCTACAAGTAGCATCGATGCCTTAGTTAGAGGACTTAATCCTTGGCCAGGTGGCTATACTTACTATAAAGGTGAGGTAATGAAAATCTGGAAAGCAGTGAAAACGCTGAAACAAGGAGAAGGTGCGCCAGGGACCATTTTAGAAGTAAGTAAAGAGGGGATTTTTGTTAAAACTTTAGATGGAAGCCTATGCATTCAGGAAATTCAAATGCCTAATAAAAAACGTATGCCAGTTTCTGAATATATTAAGGGGAATACGCTTGATATAGGGGTGATACTAGGTATATAAGTTGAAGGAGTGAAGCGTATGCTCTACAGTTATGGAGGTAATTCCGGGATTTTATGGATTACTTTAGCTATGATGATTATACCCCTTTATGCTAGTTTAAAGGTACAAAATACTTTTAATGTTTATTCTAGAAAGCGGACCCTTTCAGGATATACAGGAGAAGAAGCAGCAAGACGTATTTTAGCAATGAACAATATTAATATTTCTATTCAACCTGTACGTGGATCAATGACAGATTTTTATGATCCTGTTAACAAGACATTGGCACTTTCTGAAAGTGTTTATAGCATGGATTCCATAGCTGCATTAGGGGTAGCTGCCCATGAAGCAGGTCATGCTATTCAAGATGCTAACGATTATGCTTTTTTACGCTTTAGACATACTATTTATCCAGTTGCTAATTTTGCGAGTCGTATATCTATGCCACTGGTATTTATTGGTTTATTCTTTGGAAGTATGCCATTCTTAGTAGATATAGGTATTTGGTTGTTTGCTATTACGACAGTATTTGCCATTGTTACATTACCGGTAGAATTTAATGCTTCTAAGAGGGCATTAGCTACGTTAGAATCAAGTGGCATTCTGGCACCAGAGGAATTAGTGGGTGCAAAAAAAGTATTAGATGCAGCAGCATTAACCTATGTGGCAGCAGCCATGGCATCTATTTTATCTTTGATTCGTTTAATTATGATTAGTAACCGTAATAATGATTAAAAATGGGGAGTGCTTTAACTCGAAGGAGGAGGCACTCTCTTTTTGGGTTGATGACCACTTTTTGCTAAAAGGATGGTTAAATGTTAGAATTAGTGGTACATTATAGTATGAATAATAAGCATAAGTAAAAGAGAGGTTTTAGGTATGAATAAAACGGTACGCGAGCAAATCGTAGACTTATTAATAGAAATAGAAAAAGAAGCTAGTTATGCACAGCTAGTGTTGAAACGTGCCCTTCAAGATATAGATGCAAAGGATAAAGGCTTTGTCACAGAAGTCGTTTATGGAACACTAAAGTACCAGATTAAGCTAGATTATATTCTTAATCAGTTTTCAAAAACACCTGTGCATCGGATGAAACCCCTCATTAGAAATGTAATGCGTATGAGTTTGTATCAAATGTTATATCTCGATAAAGTACCTACTTCGGCAATTATTAATGAAGCAGTAAAGATTGTTAAAAAAAGAAAGTTCCAAAACCTATCAGGATTTGTGAATGGTCTTCTTAGAAATATAGATCGTCAAAGAGAACAAATTATTTATCCAGATGAAACAAAAAATTTAGTATTAGCAATGAGTATTCATTATGCCATTCCAGAATGGATGATAGAAGAGTGGCTTAAGGTTTATAAAGAGGAAGAGGTAAAATCTATTTGTGAAGCACTTAATGAGAGAGCTGAGGTATGTGCACGTTATAATACGCTAAAAACAAATAAGCTAGAATTTGAAGAGACCCTTAAAGTAGAGGGCATTCAGTTAAAAGAAGGCGCTTTTTTAGAGGAAGCCTTTTATCTTAAAGGCGTAGATAACCTTCAAAATAGTCCTTCTTTTAAAAAAGGCGAATGGACAGTACAAGATGAAAGTGCTATGCTTGTAGCACATGTTATGGCGCCCCAAAAGGGTGATTGTATCTTGGATATGTGCAGCGCCCCAGGAGGTAAATCCATTCATATGGCAGAGCTTATGGAGAATGCAGGGCGCATTGTAAGTTGTGATATTCATCCACATAAGTTAGAATTAATCAAGAAGAATGCCGAGCGTATGGGGATAACCATTATTGAGCCAACCTTGCAAGACGGTACACTAAAGAATGAATGTTACGTGGAAGCTTTCGATAAAGTCTTATTAGATGCACCATGCTCTGGGTTAGGTATTATGAAGCGTAAACCAGATATAAGAACACATAAATCAAAAGAAGGGTTACTTGAGATTGTAGCCTTACAGAAAAAGTTAGCTTTGGCAGCTATAAGCTATCTCAAGCCAGGAGGGCGATTGGTTTATAGTACGTGTACTATTTCTCATGAAGAAAATGAAGGAATGGTAAGCTATATCAAAGCGTTAGGTTTAGAATTAGAAAATATAGTAGATACTATACCTAGCCCACTAAAGAGAGCCATTAAAGAAAAAGGTATGATTCAAATTTTACCTCATATGGCTGGCACAGATGGCTTTTTCATTGCTAGTTTTAAAAAAGGAGTTTAAGTATGAATGAAATTTTAAATCATACCATAGCAGAGTTAGAAGAAATAATACTGGCTTATGGAGAAAGTAAATTTAGGGCAAAGCAGCTTTTTGAGTGGTTCCACAAAAAGATGGTTTGGGATTATGATGAAATGA
Coding sequences:
- the priA gene encoding replication restart helicase PriA — protein: MPCYAQIIIQFATVNEIDRPFTYEVAPEISSRIQVGQRVKVPFGRYNHLQLGYVVKLMNEVQETGYRLKKVAVLIDEKPILDNKQLELISFIVDYYATSYAAAIDVVLPPGLKEQPIAVEEMSEKKVRLVEDRIKLKAYCNANAHKQIFAKQKWLIDYLREHTDINQKELLALPEVSASSLKTLEKNGCIYIEEEKVVYRPDPICEMRFKTLNDQQEQAVQYLKALNEANVYRTILLEGVTGSGKTEVFLHAIREVLMHGGTALVLVPEIALTDQTLFRFKERFGNRVALSHSRMSAKERQRLYMRAKNNEVSIIIGPRSAVFMPLDNLKLIVVDEAHESSYKSETTPKYHAIDIAKKRMMQNKGQVLLATATPSIESYAAARSGEYSLLTLNKRIGEAVLPEVDIVDMRLEIQKGNNSVLSHTLFEAIKDALEADGQVMLLLNRRGYSTFINCRSCGHVIKCDHCDVSMTYHASQQILQCHYCGKTSDVPEVCPECGSKYIRFMGSGTEKVEAYLKECFGNYGVARMDMDTTTGKEGHQKILSAFRKKEVRLLIGTQMIAKGHDFPAVTLVGVLSADLSLFMQDFRSNERTYQLLTQAMGRAGRGKEKGRVVIQTYNPNHLVMEVIRNNAQEAFYEQELANREMLGYPPYTHIFSILVSGLDEGEVIRTIQLLSQYYRYYSQKGQSHFRVIGPTSAVISKIGDEYRWRLLIVGEEREKLLIYGKFCLEKFYNKEKVSGTKIQWDVDPLAML
- the def gene encoding peptide deformylase: MAIRTEKEEVLRKISKPVKSFDESLWTLLDDMKETMYLAEGVGIAAPQVGLLKRAFIVDIGEGPVEFVNPEILAVEGEQLGEEGCLSVPKRYGTVRRPNYVKMRAQDRNGNVFEIEGKEFMARAMLHEFDHLEGKLFVDLVEGDLFEVE
- the fmt gene encoding methionyl-tRNA formyltransferase; its protein translation is MNVVFMGTPDFAVPTLEMLIDEKYTVSAVVTQPDKPKGRGKKESMPPVKEVALAHGLSVLQPEKIRGDEAFYNHIQSLNPDVIVVVAFGQILPESILNIPKYGCINIHGSLLPKYRGAAPIQWSIINEELITGVTIMYMDKGMDTGDMLLKKEIVIDEADTYASLHDKMKIVGAEALKEAMPMIIAGGKERQKQEESEATYAALIQKSLGEIKWQASTSSIDALVRGLNPWPGGYTYYKGEVMKIWKAVKTLKQGEGAPGTILEVSKEGIFVKTLDGSLCIQEIQMPNKKRMPVSEYIKGNTLDIGVILGI
- a CDS encoding zinc metallopeptidase, which produces MLYSYGGNSGILWITLAMMIIPLYASLKVQNTFNVYSRKRTLSGYTGEEAARRILAMNNINISIQPVRGSMTDFYDPVNKTLALSESVYSMDSIAALGVAAHEAGHAIQDANDYAFLRFRHTIYPVANFASRISMPLVFIGLFFGSMPFLVDIGIWLFAITTVFAIVTLPVEFNASKRALATLESSGILAPEELVGAKKVLDAAALTYVAAAMASILSLIRLIMISNRNND
- the rsmB gene encoding 16S rRNA (cytosine(967)-C(5))-methyltransferase RsmB, whose product is MNKTVREQIVDLLIEIEKEASYAQLVLKRALQDIDAKDKGFVTEVVYGTLKYQIKLDYILNQFSKTPVHRMKPLIRNVMRMSLYQMLYLDKVPTSAIINEAVKIVKKRKFQNLSGFVNGLLRNIDRQREQIIYPDETKNLVLAMSIHYAIPEWMIEEWLKVYKEEEVKSICEALNERAEVCARYNTLKTNKLEFEETLKVEGIQLKEGAFLEEAFYLKGVDNLQNSPSFKKGEWTVQDESAMLVAHVMAPQKGDCILDMCSAPGGKSIHMAELMENAGRIVSCDIHPHKLELIKKNAERMGITIIEPTLQDGTLKNECYVEAFDKVLLDAPCSGLGIMKRKPDIRTHKSKEGLLEIVALQKKLALAAISYLKPGGRLVYSTCTISHEENEGMVSYIKALGLELENIVDTIPSPLKRAIKEKGMIQILPHMAGTDGFFIASFKKGV